A genomic region of Alnus glutinosa chromosome 11, dhAlnGlut1.1, whole genome shotgun sequence contains the following coding sequences:
- the LOC133880820 gene encoding alpha-L-fucosidase 2-like: MKKVMSSVTNSNFKESEADSISTAERVANLQGIWNKDIEPAWDGAPHLNINLQMNYWPSLPCDLSECQEPLFDYISSLSINGSKTAKVNYEASGWVAHQVSDIWAKTSPDRGEAVWALWPMGGAWLCTHVWEHYTYKMDKDFLNNKAYPLLEGCASFLLDWLIEGRGGYLETNPSTSPEHMFTAPNGKPASVSYSSTMDIAIIQEVFSAIISAAEVLGKTEDSLV; encoded by the exons atgaagaaagtAATGTCTTCTGTAACTAATTCAAATTTCAAGGAAAGTGAAGCTGATTCCATTTCAACTGCAGAGAGG GTGGCAAACCTGCAGGGTATATGGAACAAGGATATTGAACCTGCATGGGA TGGTGCTCCTCACTTGAACATTAATCTTCAAATGAACTATTGGCCTTCCCTTCCTTGCGACCTTAGTGAGTGCCAGGAACCCTTGTTTGATTACATTTCTTCTTTGTCAATCAATGGGAGCAAAACTGCAAAA GTGAATTATGAAGCAAGTGGTTGGGTTGCCCATCAAGTGTCTGACATATGGGCAAAAACATCACCAGATCGAGGTGAGGCTGTGTGGGCTTTATGGCCAATGGGAGGAGCATGGCTTTGTACCCATGTGTGGGAACATTATACTTATAAAATGGACAAA gattttctaaacaataaGGCATATCCTTTGTTGGAAGGATGTGCATCATTTTTGTTGGATTGGTTGATTGAAGGCCGTGGAGGATATTTGGAAACCAACCCATCAACTTCTCCGGAGCACATGTTTACTGCTCCAAATGGTAAGCCTGCCAGTGTGAGCTACTCATCAACCATGGACATCGCAATCATACAAGAAGTTTTCTCTGCAATTATTTCTGCTGCTGAG GTTTTGGGAAAAACTGAGGATTCTCTGGTTTGA